One Thiocapsa bogorovii DNA segment encodes these proteins:
- a CDS encoding glycine zipper domain-containing protein codes for MPTYSRKHLIMPALLVTTIALGGCGTTTGTRTASGALMGAATGAAIGSLTAEAGAGALIGVGVGALGGYLYDQHLKGHLD; via the coding sequence ATGCCAACCTATTCCCGAAAACATCTCATTATGCCCGCCCTCTTGGTCACCACCATCGCCCTGGGCGGCTGCGGCACGACCACCGGAACCCGGACCGCGAGCGGCGCACTCATGGGCGCGGCCACGGGTGCCGCCATCGGTTCACTGACCGCCGAGGCCGGAGCCGGCGCTCTGATCGGTGTCGGGGTCGGCGCCCTGGGCGGCTATCTCTACGATCAGCATCTCAAGGGCCATCTGGACTAA